Proteins encoded within one genomic window of Neodiprion fabricii isolate iyNeoFabr1 chromosome 6, iyNeoFabr1.1, whole genome shotgun sequence:
- the LOC124185456 gene encoding putative ATP-dependent RNA helicase DHX57 isoform X3, which translates to MDHHSAQLMEDIVLEDRRPPKSNSKNTSTKKSTKDTGKIQNVPRTSVPTQRVPDKSNNVPTNLKVEMQMLRITDDSERQLYETLKHIYGTKFRLADASEFKDQKSNLGKQYWMERGNLVIKDLIYPYDPPYFYFYKNTPPYPKLNCLRIARRLYNEALEHCVDGAPSIFSAVSILENEFEIQSYLVESKEQFLDKDDPLFPKSINSEHDQHIPTHYKKGSTNRRNRDNVSWKEISKQDDEIRTKFMEKQKSPRYLKMKEARRKLPAWSKMNEILDTIHESQVTVISGETGCGKSTQVPQYLLDDWIINRSETNREHVEIVCTQPRRISAIGVAERVAAERDDRIGNTVGYQIRLESKVSSTTRLTFCTTGILLQRFSGDPDLSSVTHVIVDEVHERSAESDFLLMLLKELLSKRPDLKIILMSATLKADTFSTYFGNTPTLDIPGRTFPVEQIFLEDILERTGFVVEENSRFTRRIKGGFEKLETELESADVEAMAGVYPKDNILDENLVLAQLMARYEGYSKQTYKNLYILDPEKINCELIENVLEWIVSGDHDYPRTGSILVFLPGIAEIMSLKDALHNNKSLSPKSGNFIIVPLHSSLSSEDQSLVFKKMKDGVRKIVLSTNIAETSVTIDDCVFVVDTGKMKETRFNSNQNMESLDMCWVSRANAMQRKGRAGRVMPGVSIHLYTSHRFKHHFLAQPIPEILRIALESLLLRIQIMSKGKVVDLHDILSKVLEPPSEDSISDAIKRLQDVGAIAPDCSLTPLGHHLAALPLDVRIGKLILFGAIFCCVDSALTIAACLSHKSPFVAPFDKKHELDAKKKDFATANSDQLTILKAYKKWLDACSHSSYAGQVFANENYLSTRTLQTLADVKHQLLELLVSIGFVPVDVGRRRAGDDRILEITGPAMNSNNENYKLLQGLLCAALYPNVAKVFTPEKSFQLQSAGAIPRQPKPEELKFKTKDGYVNMHPSSVNFTVGHFSSPYLVFQEKIKTSRIFIREVSMVPMLALVLFSGYGIDIELHNGTFILSLEDGWIMFSVESHRVAQLLQRMRVELVKLLEEKMQDPLLNLVHHSKGKKIIQTIVNIVTRD; encoded by the exons ATGGATCATCACAGTGCTCAGTTAATGGAAGACATAGTATTGGAAGATAGAAGACCACCAAAGAGCAATAG CAAAAATACTTCAACTAAGAAGTCAACCAAGGACACCGGTAAAATACAGAATGTTCCAAGGACCAGTGTGCCCACGCAACGAGTCCCTGATAAATCGAATAATGTGCCAACGAATCTTAAAGTTGAAATGCAAATGCTGAGAATTACAGACGATTCAGAAAGGCAACTTtatgaaacgttgaaacacATATACGGCACT AAATTCCGACTTGCGGATGCCTCAGAATTCAAGGACCAAAAATCAAACTTGGGCAAACAATATTGGATGGAACGTGGAAATTTGGTAATAAAAG ATCTGATCTACCCCTACGATCCGccatacttttatttttacaagaaTACGCCTCCTTATCCAAAGCTAAACTGTTTACGAATAGCAAGACGTCTTTACAATGAGGCATTGGAGCACTGTGTGGATGGTGCTCCGTCAATATTTTCAGCAGTATCTATATTAGAAAATGAGTTTGAAATCCAGTCATACTTGGTAGAAAGTAAGGAGCAATTCTTAGACAAAGATGATCCACTATTCCCAAAATCGATAAACAGCGAACATGACCAGCATATACCGACACACTACAAAAAAGGGTCTACAAATAGACGAAACAGAGACAATGTATCGTGGAAAGAAATTTCTAAACAAGATGACGAAATAAGAACTAAATTCATGGAGAAGCAGAAGAGTCCAAGGTACCTGAAAATGAAGGAAGCTCGAAGAAAACTGCCTGCTTGgtcaaaaatgaatgaaatctTAGACACTATTCATGAAAGTCAGGTGACTGTGATTTCTGGTGAGACCGGGTGTGGTAAAAGTACTCAG GTGCCTCAATATTTACTAGATGATTGGATAATTAATAGATCAGAAACAAACAGAGAGCATGTCGAAATAGTTTGCACACAGCCTCGTAGAATCAGTGCTATTGGAGTTGCGGAAAGAGTGGCTGCGGAACGAGACGATCGTATAGGAAACACTGTAGGATATCAAATACGATTAGAAAGTAAAGTGTCTTCCACAACAAGATTGACCTTTTGCACAACAGGAATCTTGTTGCAAAGGTTTTCAGGAGATCCAGATCTGTCTTCTGTGACTCATGTCATTGTAGACGAGGTACACGAGAGAAGTGCTGAAAG TGATTTTTTGTTAATGTTATTGAAAGAACTGCTCTCCAAGAGGCCGGATTTGAAGATTATTCTCATGAGTGCCACCCTCAAAGCTGATACATTCTCAACTTACTTTGGAAATACTCCTACTTTGGATATTCCTGGAAGAACTTTCCCTGTCGAGCAAATTTTCCTAGAAGATATTCTGGAAAGAACTGGCTTTGTAGTTGAAGAGAATTCACGGTTTACTCGAAGGATCAAAGGCGGGTTTGAAAAACTAGAAACTGAATTAGAATCCGCTGATGTTGAAGCTATGGCTGGTGTCTACCCCAAAGATAATATATTAGACGAAAATCTGGTCCTTGCCCAACTCATGGCAAGATATGAAGGATATTCGAAACAAACTTACAAGAATCTGTACATCTTGGATCCGGAGAAAATTAATTGTGAGTtgattgaaaatgttttaGAATGGATTGTCAGCGGAGACCATGATTATCCAAGGACTGGTTCAATACTG gtATTCCTACCAGGTATTGCAGAGATAATGTCACTGAAAGACGCGCTTCATAACAATAAGTCACTATCGCCAAAAAgtggaaattttattatcgtaCCGTTGCACTCGTCTCTATCTAGTGAGGATCAGAGCTTAGTgtttaagaaaatgaaagatgGTGTTAGAAAAATTGTTCTCAGTACAAATATAGCTGAAACGTCAGTAACGATAGACGATTGCGTGTTTGTTGTGGATACaggaaaaatgaaggaaacGAGATTCAATTCAAATCAGAATATGGAAAGTTTAGATATGTGTTGGGTCTCCCGAGCAAATGCCATGCAAAGGAAAGGACGAGCTGGCCGAGTCATGCCAGGAGTCTCCATACATCTTTATACATCACACAG atttaAACATCATTTCTTGGCACAGCCGATTCCGGAAATATTGCGAATAGCTTTAGAATCTTTGCTGTTGCGAATCCAAATCATGAGTAAAGGAAAAGTAGTTGATCTTCATGATATACTGA gcAAAGTGCTGGAGCCTCCATCTGAGGACAGTATTTCAGATGCAATAAAACGTTTACAAGATGTAGGAGCTATAGCTCCAGATTGTAGTTTAACTCCATTAGGTCACCACTTAGCTGCCTTACCCCTCGACGTTCGCATAGGAAAACTAATTCTTTTCGGAGCTATTTTCTGTTGCGTTGACTCTGCATTAACAATTGCAGCCTGCTTGTCCCATAAAAGTCCTTTTGTTGCGCCATTTGACAAAAAGCATGAACTTGATGCAAAGAAAAAGGATTTTGCTACAGCAAATTCAGATCAATTGACTATTCTAAAAGCTTACAAG AAATGGCTAGATGCTTGTTCACATAGCTCGTATGCGGGTCAAGTTTTTGCTAACGAGAACTATTTATCTACGAGAACACTACAAACATTAGCTGATGTTAAACATCAACTTTTAGAACTTCTGGTATCAATTGGCTTTGTTCCGGTCGATGTAGGAAGACGACGAGCAGGAGATGACAGGATCTTGGAAATAACGGGACCAGCAATGAATTCGAAcaacgaaaattataaattgctACAAGGACTTTTGTGTGCTGCCTTGTACCCAAATGTAGCCAAAGTTTTCACGCcagaaaaatcatttcaactACAATCAGCTGGCGCTATACCAAGACAGCCCAAACCAGAGGAGTTGAAGTTTAAAACTAAAGATGGATATGTGAACATGCATCCTTCTTCGGTCAACTTCACAGTCGGTCACTTTTCTAGCCCATACTTagtttttcaagaaaaaattaagacgAGCAGAATATTTATAAGGGAAGTATCAATGGTACCGATGCTGGCGTTAGTCTTGTTCTCTGGCTATGGTATCGATATAGAGTTACACAATGGAACTTT
- the LOC124185456 gene encoding putative ATP-dependent RNA helicase DHX57 isoform X1 — MDHHSAQLMEDIVLEDRRPPKSNSKNTSTKKSTKDTGKIQNVPRTSVPTQRVPDKSNNVPTNLKVEMQMLRITDDSERQLYETLKHIYGTKFRLADASEFKDQKSNLGKQYWMERGNLVIKGVVDYSSKENTPKTHEQITRQFATSKLESYSFHTSHCIEALEHAKGNVGSALEILFSKYYGVENLQRMNNIEDISKDELLERQNDEKMALESIYGESFVEKIKNRIWIINLKLDYLVEEKKDKTTVSKPVKIDKNICRLFASGSCRFGNKCKFVHRQPDVVQQTIPKDDALFTLEIRFPDHLIYPYDPPYFYFYKNTPPYPKLNCLRIARRLYNEALEHCVDGAPSIFSAVSILENEFEIQSYLVESKEQFLDKDDPLFPKSINSEHDQHIPTHYKKGSTNRRNRDNVSWKEISKQDDEIRTKFMEKQKSPRYLKMKEARRKLPAWSKMNEILDTIHESQVTVISGETGCGKSTQVPQYLLDDWIINRSETNREHVEIVCTQPRRISAIGVAERVAAERDDRIGNTVGYQIRLESKVSSTTRLTFCTTGILLQRFSGDPDLSSVTHVIVDEVHERSAESDFLLMLLKELLSKRPDLKIILMSATLKADTFSTYFGNTPTLDIPGRTFPVEQIFLEDILERTGFVVEENSRFTRRIKGGFEKLETELESADVEAMAGVYPKDNILDENLVLAQLMARYEGYSKQTYKNLYILDPEKINCELIENVLEWIVSGDHDYPRTGSILVFLPGIAEIMSLKDALHNNKSLSPKSGNFIIVPLHSSLSSEDQSLVFKKMKDGVRKIVLSTNIAETSVTIDDCVFVVDTGKMKETRFNSNQNMESLDMCWVSRANAMQRKGRAGRVMPGVSIHLYTSHRFKHHFLAQPIPEILRIALESLLLRIQIMSKGKVVDLHDILSKVLEPPSEDSISDAIKRLQDVGAIAPDCSLTPLGHHLAALPLDVRIGKLILFGAIFCCVDSALTIAACLSHKSPFVAPFDKKHELDAKKKDFATANSDQLTILKAYKKWLDACSHSSYAGQVFANENYLSTRTLQTLADVKHQLLELLVSIGFVPVDVGRRRAGDDRILEITGPAMNSNNENYKLLQGLLCAALYPNVAKVFTPEKSFQLQSAGAIPRQPKPEELKFKTKDGYVNMHPSSVNFTVGHFSSPYLVFQEKIKTSRIFIREVSMVPMLALVLFSGYGIDIELHNGTFILSLEDGWIMFSVESHRVAQLLQRMRVELVKLLEEKMQDPLLNLVHHSKGKKIIQTIVNIVTRD, encoded by the exons ATGGATCATCACAGTGCTCAGTTAATGGAAGACATAGTATTGGAAGATAGAAGACCACCAAAGAGCAATAG CAAAAATACTTCAACTAAGAAGTCAACCAAGGACACCGGTAAAATACAGAATGTTCCAAGGACCAGTGTGCCCACGCAACGAGTCCCTGATAAATCGAATAATGTGCCAACGAATCTTAAAGTTGAAATGCAAATGCTGAGAATTACAGACGATTCAGAAAGGCAACTTtatgaaacgttgaaacacATATACGGCACT AAATTCCGACTTGCGGATGCCTCAGAATTCAAGGACCAAAAATCAAACTTGGGCAAACAATATTGGATGGAACGTGGAAATTTGGTAATAAAAGGTGTTGTTGATTATTCTTCCAAAGAAAATACTCCCAAGACTCATGAACAAATCACCAGACAATTTGCAACTTCGAAACTCGAAAGCTACAG CTTTCACACATCACATTGCATCGAAGCATTGGAACATGCGAAAGGAAATGTCGGAAGTGCGttagaaatattgttttcaaagTACTACGGAGTAGAAAATCTACAGCgaatgaataatattgaaGATATATCCAAAGACGAATTACTTGAGAGacaaaacgatgaaaaaatggCTCTCGAGTCAATATATGGAGAGTCGtttgttgagaaaataaaaaatcgaatttggATAATCAACTTGAAACTAGACTATctggtagaagaaaaaaaagataagacAACAGTCTCAAAACCTGTCAagatagataaaaatatttgtcgtTTATTCGCCAGTGGAAGTTGCAGGTTTGGTAACAAGTGTAAATTTGTGCACAGACAACCTGACGTCGTTCAACAGACTATACCAAAGGATGATGCTCTTTTTACTTTGGAAATAAGATTTCCAGATC ATCTGATCTACCCCTACGATCCGccatacttttatttttacaagaaTACGCCTCCTTATCCAAAGCTAAACTGTTTACGAATAGCAAGACGTCTTTACAATGAGGCATTGGAGCACTGTGTGGATGGTGCTCCGTCAATATTTTCAGCAGTATCTATATTAGAAAATGAGTTTGAAATCCAGTCATACTTGGTAGAAAGTAAGGAGCAATTCTTAGACAAAGATGATCCACTATTCCCAAAATCGATAAACAGCGAACATGACCAGCATATACCGACACACTACAAAAAAGGGTCTACAAATAGACGAAACAGAGACAATGTATCGTGGAAAGAAATTTCTAAACAAGATGACGAAATAAGAACTAAATTCATGGAGAAGCAGAAGAGTCCAAGGTACCTGAAAATGAAGGAAGCTCGAAGAAAACTGCCTGCTTGgtcaaaaatgaatgaaatctTAGACACTATTCATGAAAGTCAGGTGACTGTGATTTCTGGTGAGACCGGGTGTGGTAAAAGTACTCAG GTGCCTCAATATTTACTAGATGATTGGATAATTAATAGATCAGAAACAAACAGAGAGCATGTCGAAATAGTTTGCACACAGCCTCGTAGAATCAGTGCTATTGGAGTTGCGGAAAGAGTGGCTGCGGAACGAGACGATCGTATAGGAAACACTGTAGGATATCAAATACGATTAGAAAGTAAAGTGTCTTCCACAACAAGATTGACCTTTTGCACAACAGGAATCTTGTTGCAAAGGTTTTCAGGAGATCCAGATCTGTCTTCTGTGACTCATGTCATTGTAGACGAGGTACACGAGAGAAGTGCTGAAAG TGATTTTTTGTTAATGTTATTGAAAGAACTGCTCTCCAAGAGGCCGGATTTGAAGATTATTCTCATGAGTGCCACCCTCAAAGCTGATACATTCTCAACTTACTTTGGAAATACTCCTACTTTGGATATTCCTGGAAGAACTTTCCCTGTCGAGCAAATTTTCCTAGAAGATATTCTGGAAAGAACTGGCTTTGTAGTTGAAGAGAATTCACGGTTTACTCGAAGGATCAAAGGCGGGTTTGAAAAACTAGAAACTGAATTAGAATCCGCTGATGTTGAAGCTATGGCTGGTGTCTACCCCAAAGATAATATATTAGACGAAAATCTGGTCCTTGCCCAACTCATGGCAAGATATGAAGGATATTCGAAACAAACTTACAAGAATCTGTACATCTTGGATCCGGAGAAAATTAATTGTGAGTtgattgaaaatgttttaGAATGGATTGTCAGCGGAGACCATGATTATCCAAGGACTGGTTCAATACTG gtATTCCTACCAGGTATTGCAGAGATAATGTCACTGAAAGACGCGCTTCATAACAATAAGTCACTATCGCCAAAAAgtggaaattttattatcgtaCCGTTGCACTCGTCTCTATCTAGTGAGGATCAGAGCTTAGTgtttaagaaaatgaaagatgGTGTTAGAAAAATTGTTCTCAGTACAAATATAGCTGAAACGTCAGTAACGATAGACGATTGCGTGTTTGTTGTGGATACaggaaaaatgaaggaaacGAGATTCAATTCAAATCAGAATATGGAAAGTTTAGATATGTGTTGGGTCTCCCGAGCAAATGCCATGCAAAGGAAAGGACGAGCTGGCCGAGTCATGCCAGGAGTCTCCATACATCTTTATACATCACACAG atttaAACATCATTTCTTGGCACAGCCGATTCCGGAAATATTGCGAATAGCTTTAGAATCTTTGCTGTTGCGAATCCAAATCATGAGTAAAGGAAAAGTAGTTGATCTTCATGATATACTGA gcAAAGTGCTGGAGCCTCCATCTGAGGACAGTATTTCAGATGCAATAAAACGTTTACAAGATGTAGGAGCTATAGCTCCAGATTGTAGTTTAACTCCATTAGGTCACCACTTAGCTGCCTTACCCCTCGACGTTCGCATAGGAAAACTAATTCTTTTCGGAGCTATTTTCTGTTGCGTTGACTCTGCATTAACAATTGCAGCCTGCTTGTCCCATAAAAGTCCTTTTGTTGCGCCATTTGACAAAAAGCATGAACTTGATGCAAAGAAAAAGGATTTTGCTACAGCAAATTCAGATCAATTGACTATTCTAAAAGCTTACAAG AAATGGCTAGATGCTTGTTCACATAGCTCGTATGCGGGTCAAGTTTTTGCTAACGAGAACTATTTATCTACGAGAACACTACAAACATTAGCTGATGTTAAACATCAACTTTTAGAACTTCTGGTATCAATTGGCTTTGTTCCGGTCGATGTAGGAAGACGACGAGCAGGAGATGACAGGATCTTGGAAATAACGGGACCAGCAATGAATTCGAAcaacgaaaattataaattgctACAAGGACTTTTGTGTGCTGCCTTGTACCCAAATGTAGCCAAAGTTTTCACGCcagaaaaatcatttcaactACAATCAGCTGGCGCTATACCAAGACAGCCCAAACCAGAGGAGTTGAAGTTTAAAACTAAAGATGGATATGTGAACATGCATCCTTCTTCGGTCAACTTCACAGTCGGTCACTTTTCTAGCCCATACTTagtttttcaagaaaaaattaagacgAGCAGAATATTTATAAGGGAAGTATCAATGGTACCGATGCTGGCGTTAGTCTTGTTCTCTGGCTATGGTATCGATATAGAGTTACACAATGGAACTTT
- the LOC124185456 gene encoding putative ATP-dependent RNA helicase DHX57 isoform X2, with amino-acid sequence MPQNSRTKNQTWANNIGWNVEICFHTSHCIEALEHAKGNVGSALEILFSKYYGVENLQRMNNIEDISKDELLERQNDEKMALESIYGESFVEKIKNRIWIINLKLDYLVEEKKDKTTVSKPVKIDKNICRLFASGSCRFGNKCKFVHRQPDVVQQTIPKDDALFTLEIRFPDHLIYPYDPPYFYFYKNTPPYPKLNCLRIARRLYNEALEHCVDGAPSIFSAVSILENEFEIQSYLVESKEQFLDKDDPLFPKSINSEHDQHIPTHYKKGSTNRRNRDNVSWKEISKQDDEIRTKFMEKQKSPRYLKMKEARRKLPAWSKMNEILDTIHESQVTVISGETGCGKSTQVPQYLLDDWIINRSETNREHVEIVCTQPRRISAIGVAERVAAERDDRIGNTVGYQIRLESKVSSTTRLTFCTTGILLQRFSGDPDLSSVTHVIVDEVHERSAESDFLLMLLKELLSKRPDLKIILMSATLKADTFSTYFGNTPTLDIPGRTFPVEQIFLEDILERTGFVVEENSRFTRRIKGGFEKLETELESADVEAMAGVYPKDNILDENLVLAQLMARYEGYSKQTYKNLYILDPEKINCELIENVLEWIVSGDHDYPRTGSILVFLPGIAEIMSLKDALHNNKSLSPKSGNFIIVPLHSSLSSEDQSLVFKKMKDGVRKIVLSTNIAETSVTIDDCVFVVDTGKMKETRFNSNQNMESLDMCWVSRANAMQRKGRAGRVMPGVSIHLYTSHRFKHHFLAQPIPEILRIALESLLLRIQIMSKGKVVDLHDILSKVLEPPSEDSISDAIKRLQDVGAIAPDCSLTPLGHHLAALPLDVRIGKLILFGAIFCCVDSALTIAACLSHKSPFVAPFDKKHELDAKKKDFATANSDQLTILKAYKKWLDACSHSSYAGQVFANENYLSTRTLQTLADVKHQLLELLVSIGFVPVDVGRRRAGDDRILEITGPAMNSNNENYKLLQGLLCAALYPNVAKVFTPEKSFQLQSAGAIPRQPKPEELKFKTKDGYVNMHPSSVNFTVGHFSSPYLVFQEKIKTSRIFIREVSMVPMLALVLFSGYGIDIELHNGTFILSLEDGWIMFSVESHRVAQLLQRMRVELVKLLEEKMQDPLLNLVHHSKGKKIIQTIVNIVTRD; translated from the exons ATGCCTCAGAATTCAAGGACCAAAAATCAAACTTGGGCAAACAATATTGGATGGAACGTGGAAATTTG CTTTCACACATCACATTGCATCGAAGCATTGGAACATGCGAAAGGAAATGTCGGAAGTGCGttagaaatattgttttcaaagTACTACGGAGTAGAAAATCTACAGCgaatgaataatattgaaGATATATCCAAAGACGAATTACTTGAGAGacaaaacgatgaaaaaatggCTCTCGAGTCAATATATGGAGAGTCGtttgttgagaaaataaaaaatcgaatttggATAATCAACTTGAAACTAGACTATctggtagaagaaaaaaaagataagacAACAGTCTCAAAACCTGTCAagatagataaaaatatttgtcgtTTATTCGCCAGTGGAAGTTGCAGGTTTGGTAACAAGTGTAAATTTGTGCACAGACAACCTGACGTCGTTCAACAGACTATACCAAAGGATGATGCTCTTTTTACTTTGGAAATAAGATTTCCAGATC ATCTGATCTACCCCTACGATCCGccatacttttatttttacaagaaTACGCCTCCTTATCCAAAGCTAAACTGTTTACGAATAGCAAGACGTCTTTACAATGAGGCATTGGAGCACTGTGTGGATGGTGCTCCGTCAATATTTTCAGCAGTATCTATATTAGAAAATGAGTTTGAAATCCAGTCATACTTGGTAGAAAGTAAGGAGCAATTCTTAGACAAAGATGATCCACTATTCCCAAAATCGATAAACAGCGAACATGACCAGCATATACCGACACACTACAAAAAAGGGTCTACAAATAGACGAAACAGAGACAATGTATCGTGGAAAGAAATTTCTAAACAAGATGACGAAATAAGAACTAAATTCATGGAGAAGCAGAAGAGTCCAAGGTACCTGAAAATGAAGGAAGCTCGAAGAAAACTGCCTGCTTGgtcaaaaatgaatgaaatctTAGACACTATTCATGAAAGTCAGGTGACTGTGATTTCTGGTGAGACCGGGTGTGGTAAAAGTACTCAG GTGCCTCAATATTTACTAGATGATTGGATAATTAATAGATCAGAAACAAACAGAGAGCATGTCGAAATAGTTTGCACACAGCCTCGTAGAATCAGTGCTATTGGAGTTGCGGAAAGAGTGGCTGCGGAACGAGACGATCGTATAGGAAACACTGTAGGATATCAAATACGATTAGAAAGTAAAGTGTCTTCCACAACAAGATTGACCTTTTGCACAACAGGAATCTTGTTGCAAAGGTTTTCAGGAGATCCAGATCTGTCTTCTGTGACTCATGTCATTGTAGACGAGGTACACGAGAGAAGTGCTGAAAG TGATTTTTTGTTAATGTTATTGAAAGAACTGCTCTCCAAGAGGCCGGATTTGAAGATTATTCTCATGAGTGCCACCCTCAAAGCTGATACATTCTCAACTTACTTTGGAAATACTCCTACTTTGGATATTCCTGGAAGAACTTTCCCTGTCGAGCAAATTTTCCTAGAAGATATTCTGGAAAGAACTGGCTTTGTAGTTGAAGAGAATTCACGGTTTACTCGAAGGATCAAAGGCGGGTTTGAAAAACTAGAAACTGAATTAGAATCCGCTGATGTTGAAGCTATGGCTGGTGTCTACCCCAAAGATAATATATTAGACGAAAATCTGGTCCTTGCCCAACTCATGGCAAGATATGAAGGATATTCGAAACAAACTTACAAGAATCTGTACATCTTGGATCCGGAGAAAATTAATTGTGAGTtgattgaaaatgttttaGAATGGATTGTCAGCGGAGACCATGATTATCCAAGGACTGGTTCAATACTG gtATTCCTACCAGGTATTGCAGAGATAATGTCACTGAAAGACGCGCTTCATAACAATAAGTCACTATCGCCAAAAAgtggaaattttattatcgtaCCGTTGCACTCGTCTCTATCTAGTGAGGATCAGAGCTTAGTgtttaagaaaatgaaagatgGTGTTAGAAAAATTGTTCTCAGTACAAATATAGCTGAAACGTCAGTAACGATAGACGATTGCGTGTTTGTTGTGGATACaggaaaaatgaaggaaacGAGATTCAATTCAAATCAGAATATGGAAAGTTTAGATATGTGTTGGGTCTCCCGAGCAAATGCCATGCAAAGGAAAGGACGAGCTGGCCGAGTCATGCCAGGAGTCTCCATACATCTTTATACATCACACAG atttaAACATCATTTCTTGGCACAGCCGATTCCGGAAATATTGCGAATAGCTTTAGAATCTTTGCTGTTGCGAATCCAAATCATGAGTAAAGGAAAAGTAGTTGATCTTCATGATATACTGA gcAAAGTGCTGGAGCCTCCATCTGAGGACAGTATTTCAGATGCAATAAAACGTTTACAAGATGTAGGAGCTATAGCTCCAGATTGTAGTTTAACTCCATTAGGTCACCACTTAGCTGCCTTACCCCTCGACGTTCGCATAGGAAAACTAATTCTTTTCGGAGCTATTTTCTGTTGCGTTGACTCTGCATTAACAATTGCAGCCTGCTTGTCCCATAAAAGTCCTTTTGTTGCGCCATTTGACAAAAAGCATGAACTTGATGCAAAGAAAAAGGATTTTGCTACAGCAAATTCAGATCAATTGACTATTCTAAAAGCTTACAAG AAATGGCTAGATGCTTGTTCACATAGCTCGTATGCGGGTCAAGTTTTTGCTAACGAGAACTATTTATCTACGAGAACACTACAAACATTAGCTGATGTTAAACATCAACTTTTAGAACTTCTGGTATCAATTGGCTTTGTTCCGGTCGATGTAGGAAGACGACGAGCAGGAGATGACAGGATCTTGGAAATAACGGGACCAGCAATGAATTCGAAcaacgaaaattataaattgctACAAGGACTTTTGTGTGCTGCCTTGTACCCAAATGTAGCCAAAGTTTTCACGCcagaaaaatcatttcaactACAATCAGCTGGCGCTATACCAAGACAGCCCAAACCAGAGGAGTTGAAGTTTAAAACTAAAGATGGATATGTGAACATGCATCCTTCTTCGGTCAACTTCACAGTCGGTCACTTTTCTAGCCCATACTTagtttttcaagaaaaaattaagacgAGCAGAATATTTATAAGGGAAGTATCAATGGTACCGATGCTGGCGTTAGTCTTGTTCTCTGGCTATGGTATCGATATAGAGTTACACAATGGAACTTT